A stretch of DNA from Methanolinea mesophila:
TCTGCAACAGGGAAAATATCGGGATCGAAGAGGATAACGGATAACCGGTATCCGGCACACCTAAAAACGAGTCGGAGAGAGAAAAGGCGATCCCCTGAACATCGGGTCCTTGTCGGACAGAGCTGCCCTGCAATACCTGAATTTCACACTACGCACGAAATGACGTAGTAAGGATGTCAACAATGATGAAAATTCATCACAGTATGAGGTCGGGGTCCCCGACCCGGTGAAAAAGGAATTATTTACCAGATCTGAGAGAATTCAGGTCCCGATGTCCCAGCTGGCCATGTAACGGCGCTGCTCCTCGTTCAGGCGGTCGATGGAGAGCCCGAGTGCGGCAAGTTTGGCCCGGGCAACCTCCTCGTCGATAGTCAGCGGAACGGGATGCACCCCGGGGGGAAGTTTTTTACCATTTTTAGCGATATATTCCGCGCAAAGAGCCTGAAGGGCGAAGGAGAGGTCCATCACCTCGATGGGGTGGCCCATCCCCTTGGGAATTGCGAGGTTGACCAGTCTTCCCTGGGCCAGGACGTGGATCTGCTTCCCGTCGACATGATAGGTATCGATCCCGTCCCTCCGCACCACGGGTCCGGCATTGGCCTCCAGCCATTCGACATCGATCTCCACGTTGAAGTGCCCGGCGTTGGAGAGGATGGCCCCTTCTTTCATCCTGCGGAAATGCTCCTCCCTTATCACCGAAGTATCGCCCGTGGTGGTGATGAAAAGGTCTCCGATGGTTGCCGCTTCATCCATGCTCATGACCAGGTACCCGTCCATGTGCGCTTCGAGCGCACGGCGGGGGTCGATCTCGGTCACCACTACTTTCGCGCCGAGACCGTGCAGCTTCCTGGAGAGCCCCCTCCCGCAGTACCCGTATCCGGCAACGACGACGTACTTCCCTGCCATGAGCACGTTGGTGGTGACCATGATCGCCGTGAGCGCACTCTCCCCCGTGCCGTGTACATTGTCGAAGAACCGTTTCATCGGGGTATCGTTCACCGCAATGACCGGAAACTTCAGGGCCCCTTCCGTGGCCATGGCCCTGAGTCTGTGGATACCGGTAGTGGTCTCTTCGCAGCCTCCTATCACCTCACCGAGCTGTGCCGTGCGGGTGGTGTGAAGCCGGTAGATGAGATCCATACCGTCGTCGATAGTAACTACCGGGTGGGCGTCCAGCACCCTGTCGATCGCCTGGTAATATTCGTCCACCGATGCTCCCCGTTTTGCATAGCACTCGACCCTCTCGTAGTGGTTCAGGGCGTCCGCGACGTCGTCCTGCGTGCTCAGGGGGTTGCACCCGGTGATATACACCTCGGCGCCTCCCGCGGCAAGGGTCAGGACAAGGTTTGCGGTCTTTGCCTCCACGTGAAGGGCCATCCCGATCCTCATCCCCGAAAAGGGCCTCTCCTTTGCAAATCTCTCCCGTATCCCTGCCAGGACCGGCATGTACTGCCTGGCCCACTCAATCTTCAGTGCTCCCGAATGGCTCGGATCCATAAAAGTCCCCTCGTGCTCATAACTATCCTCCTCACAACAGATAAAGTCACGGCAGGAGCCGGGAATCTGCCCCAAAGGCACAAACCATGATATATCCACCCGTCGACCTTGTGGTATGGTTCTTACCCGGAGGATCATCCCCTGCCTGGACTTAAAAGGCGGCCGTGTGGTGAAAGGCACGCATTTTCTGGAGTTGCGTGACGCAGGGGACCCGGTCGAGCTTGCGGAGCGGTACAACGAACAGGGTGCCGACGAGGTGGTCTTCCTGGATATTACCGCCTCGAAGGAGCAGCGCGGCGCGATAATCGACGTGATCAAGCGGGCCGCGGACCAGCTCTTCCTTCCGCTTACGGTGGGAGGAGGGATCCGTTCACTCGACGATATCCAGCAGATCCTCCGGGCCGGCGCGGACAAGGTGAGCATCAACACCAGTGCGGTGCAGGATCCTACCCTGATAAGCCGGGGAGCGGAACATTTCGGGACCCAGTGCATCGTCGTTGCGATGGACGTGCGCCGGAATTTCGAACCTAGTCCCTGCGGAACCCCAGTGGTCCTGCCGGACGGTTCGTCGTGCTGGTACGAGGTCGTGATTTACGGGGGGAGCAAGCCCACGGGGATAGACGCCATCACGTGGGCTGCGGAAGCCGAAGAGCGGGGGGCAGGAGAGATACTGCTCACCAGCATGGAGACGGACGGGACCAAAAAAGGATTCGATATCCCCGTTACCTCGGCGATTTCGGAGTTCGTGGGGATACCGGTCATCGCCAGCGGCGGGGTGGGGTCAATGGAACACTTCTATGATGGGTTCGTCCACGGCCACGCGGATGCCTGCCTCGCGGCGAGCGTTTTTCATTACGGCGAGATGACCGTCGCGGAGGTCAAGGAGTACCTCGCGCTCCGGGGTATCCCGGTACGGCGGTAAGGTCCAGTTCCACCGCAGCCACCGGGTGTTCCAGTTCGAACGCATTCAGCACCGCAGGGTGGATCTCCCCGAATACCCCTGAAAACTTCCCGTGAGAGAGAATATCGCCTCTTCTCCCTTCGATGAACGCCCCGTCCTCTGACCCTTCCGCAACGTAGGGAACGGAGAGCTCGCGGCAGAGTGCGTCCGCGGTGGCGTACGCCTCCGAAAAGTCCGCCCCGGGATGGGTGCTCACGCAGGCGAGTTTCTGCACGGTATACATCCCTTCCACCACGTCGCCCACGGCAAATATCCGCTGGGGAAGCTCCCGGTGCCGGTTTGCCTGCAGGGTCTCAAGGAGCAGGGGCAGGATCGAGGTCCGGACAAGGGTGTGGTCCTCGCTGATGGGATAGAGGATCTTGAGCGCACATTCCTGCACCGGACGCTGCATCCGGGTATAGAGGGTCCGCTCGTTGGTCAGGGTAAAGGGGAGCACCTCGATGTACCCCAGACCCGAGGCAAGTTCCCGGATTGCCCCTGTGATTGCCTGTACAGGGTGTTCCTTCCCGATTGCGAAGGTCGAGGAGATGCGGGCGTCGAAGTGTTCATACCCGTATGCGATGGCCGCGTCCTCAAAGACGTCCCAGTCGTGCATGATGTCTGCCCTGTAGCACGGGACCCCGACCCGGATCCGGTCCCCTTCCCCGGCTACGGCGGAAAACCTCATCTTTTCCAGAAGCGCCGCAATCTCCTCCGGAGGGAGCGAAAGGCCCAGGAGCCTGTTGCACTCCGTCGCACTCACGGACCTTTCAGCCGGGCGGAGGTCGGGCCATGCGGTACCCTCGATAGTGACGCCCTCGATCAGGGCGCCGTTTTCAGCCAGCGCGGTGCAGATTATCGCCACCGCGATCTTCACTGCTTTCGGGTCGGTTCCGGTGGTGTCCAGCAGGATATTCCGGGTCCCTTCGGTCACACGCGTAAGTTCACCGTTGATGATCGGTGGGAAGGAAAGGACCTGGTCCTCTGCGTCTACGATCAGGGGGAAACGGGGGAAGTCCTGCACGATGTGGGCATACGCCTTCCCCTTGGGGTGCTCCGCGAGGATCTCGTCCATGGTCATCTCCCGGTCGTAGTCCAGGGGCACGAACGAAAGGTCCCGGGGGGCAGCGATGTACCGGAACGGGGCTTTTACCTTGTCGAGGTCGTGGACGCCGATGGCCACCTTGCTCCGGCCCCGGCCCACTGCCCAGTGAAGAGCCTCCTGGAGGCCCATCAGGCTGGTGATGGACTCCTCGTCGAAGCGGAGGTTCCGGATCACCGCCGACCCCAGGTACGGCCGTATGGTGGCGAGACCCGGGTCGATGGAGAACGTGG
This window harbors:
- a CDS encoding adenosylhomocysteinase, producing MDPSHSGALKIEWARQYMPVLAGIRERFAKERPFSGMRIGMALHVEAKTANLVLTLAAGGAEVYITGCNPLSTQDDVADALNHYERVECYAKRGASVDEYYQAIDRVLDAHPVVTIDDGMDLIYRLHTTRTAQLGEVIGGCEETTTGIHRLRAMATEGALKFPVIAVNDTPMKRFFDNVHGTGESALTAIMVTTNVLMAGKYVVVAGYGYCGRGLSRKLHGLGAKVVVTEIDPRRALEAHMDGYLVMSMDEAATIGDLFITTTGDTSVIREEHFRRMKEGAILSNAGHFNVEIDVEWLEANAGPVVRRDGIDTYHVDGKQIHVLAQGRLVNLAIPKGMGHPIEVMDLSFALQALCAEYIAKNGKKLPPGVHPVPLTIDEEVARAKLAALGLSIDRLNEEQRRYMASWDIGT
- the hisF gene encoding imidazole glycerol phosphate synthase subunit HisF, with the protein product MVLTRRIIPCLDLKGGRVVKGTHFLELRDAGDPVELAERYNEQGADEVVFLDITASKEQRGAIIDVIKRAADQLFLPLTVGGGIRSLDDIQQILRAGADKVSINTSAVQDPTLISRGAEHFGTQCIVVAMDVRRNFEPSPCGTPVVLPDGSSCWYEVVIYGGSKPTGIDAITWAAEAEERGAGEILLTSMETDGTKKGFDIPVTSAISEFVGIPVIASGGVGSMEHFYDGFVHGHADACLAASVFHYGEMTVAEVKEYLALRGIPVRR
- the pheT gene encoding phenylalanine--tRNA ligase subunit beta; amino-acid sequence: MAIITLPYRYLESLVGTDVRTIMSRLPMIGSDIERVEEDHADVEFFPDRPDLFSVEGVARAMRGFLGIETGLPDYRVAPSRTTFSIDPGLATIRPYLGSAVIRNLRFDEESITSLMGLQEALHWAVGRGRSKVAIGVHDLDKVKAPFRYIAAPRDLSFVPLDYDREMTMDEILAEHPKGKAYAHIVQDFPRFPLIVDAEDQVLSFPPIINGELTRVTEGTRNILLDTTGTDPKAVKIAVAIICTALAENGALIEGVTIEGTAWPDLRPAERSVSATECNRLLGLSLPPEEIAALLEKMRFSAVAGEGDRIRVGVPCYRADIMHDWDVFEDAAIAYGYEHFDARISSTFAIGKEHPVQAITGAIRELASGLGYIEVLPFTLTNERTLYTRMQRPVQECALKILYPISEDHTLVRTSILPLLLETLQANRHRELPQRIFAVGDVVEGMYTVQKLACVSTHPGADFSEAYATADALCRELSVPYVAEGSEDGAFIEGRRGDILSHGKFSGVFGEIHPAVLNAFELEHPVAAVELDLTAVPGYPGARGTP